Proteins encoded together in one Prochlorococcus marinus str. GP2 window:
- a CDS encoding GNAT family N-acetyltransferase: MKFNVFSEEWWLDAVSINGEWGREDIFENGKLVASFPWYLKKKIGFKYLCMPPMTQSLGPYIDHPNNVKYAQKLSREKYLVNELIDKLPYFDHFEQAFSVELTNWLPFYWRGFSQTTLYTYRLSNIRNQENLWKGLQTKIRTDIRKAKKIGVNIEISDDIENFIELNSKTFLNKGLKNPYSNELIKRIYYASIKNNSGALFLAKGLDGETHAGIFLIWNKYCSYYLLGAGDQNLRNSGATSLTIWEGIKYVSQFTDIFDFEGSMNPSIESFFRGFGAYQVPYHFVKRTNSKILSLFKSTKSIFK, from the coding sequence TTGAAGTTTAATGTTTTCTCAGAGGAATGGTGGCTTGATGCAGTTTCGATTAATGGTGAATGGGGTAGGGAAGATATTTTCGAAAATGGTAAATTAGTTGCTTCTTTCCCTTGGTATCTTAAAAAAAAAATTGGATTTAAATATTTATGTATGCCACCAATGACTCAATCATTGGGACCTTATATAGACCATCCAAATAATGTTAAATATGCTCAAAAGTTGTCTAGAGAAAAGTATTTAGTAAACGAATTAATTGATAAATTACCTTATTTTGATCACTTTGAGCAAGCATTCTCGGTTGAATTAACTAATTGGCTCCCATTTTATTGGAGAGGTTTTTCTCAGACAACACTATATACATATAGGTTATCAAATATCAGAAATCAGGAAAATTTATGGAAAGGTCTACAAACAAAAATCAGAACTGATATTCGTAAAGCCAAAAAAATTGGAGTTAATATAGAAATTTCTGATGACATTGAAAATTTTATTGAACTAAATTCTAAAACATTTTTAAATAAAGGTTTGAAAAACCCCTATAGTAATGAATTAATAAAAAGAATATATTATGCTTCAATAAAAAATAATTCTGGAGCTTTATTTCTAGCTAAAGGATTAGATGGAGAGACACATGCCGGTATTTTTTTGATCTGGAATAAATATTGTTCATATTATTTGTTAGGAGCAGGTGATCAAAATTTACGAAATAGTGGTGCTACTAGTCTTACTATTTGGGAAGGTATAAAATATGTTTCACAATTTACAGATATTTTTGATTTTGAAGGTTCAATGAATCCCTCAATAGAAAGTTTTTTCAGAGGTTTTGGAGCATATCAAGTGCCATATCACTTTGTAAAAAGAACAAATTCAAAAATTTTAAGTTTATTTAAATCTACAAAGTCTATTTTTAAATAA
- a CDS encoding peptidylprolyl isomerase gives MKNLEQKTIQFLDEINKNTLKFLKSGNMLPNLIRNFLIDKIASDIYLEKDIYEREIKNFYSKNNILNKKDLDNILKIKGNTEEELHYQITLPLKILEFAKQQFQAEIESYFLERKDFLDEYTFNIIRLKNKDLAYELYFRIDSEESDFLKLSETYSYYSSLYPKGLFGPKNLQGMNTLIVNKLIHASPNDLIQPFQVDEWWIILKLINKKKAKLDKPTRNMLLIEIFNKYINNLVKNFTDDYLKNGNQ, from the coding sequence ATGAAAAATTTAGAACAAAAAACTATTCAATTTTTAGATGAAATAAATAAAAACACATTAAAATTTTTAAAATCAGGAAATATGCTTCCTAACCTTATTAGGAATTTTTTAATTGATAAAATCGCAAGTGACATATATTTAGAAAAAGATATATACGAAAGGGAAATTAAAAATTTTTATTCAAAAAATAATATTTTGAATAAGAAAGATTTAGATAATATTTTAAAAATCAAAGGTAACACAGAAGAGGAACTTCACTATCAAATAACTTTACCTTTAAAAATTTTAGAATTTGCGAAACAACAATTTCAGGCTGAAATAGAGTCTTATTTTTTAGAGAGAAAAGATTTTCTAGATGAATATACTTTTAATATAATTAGACTTAAAAATAAAGATTTAGCATATGAATTATATTTTAGGATAGATTCTGAAGAGTCAGATTTTTTAAAATTATCAGAAACTTATTCATATTACAGTAGTTTATATCCAAAAGGATTATTTGGACCTAAAAATCTTCAGGGGATGAATACTTTAATAGTTAATAAGTTAATACATGCTTCCCCAAATGACCTAATTCAACCTTTTCAAGTTGATGAATGGTGGATAATATTGAAATTAATAAACAAAAAAAAAGCAAAACTTGATAAACCAACTAGAAATATGCTTTTAATAGAAATTTTTAATAAATATATAAATAATTTGGTAAAAAATTTTACTGATGATTATTTGAAAAATGGGAATCAATGA
- a CDS encoding lipopolysaccharide biosynthesis protein, with protein sequence MIEYFLKKVPKKLDYYNSLLSNSYKDILKLSSGAATSQLIAITTLPIVTRLYGPENFGILGVFISLISVLSIFSTLSLELAVVVPKKKSESLNLVFLVIILSLISCVIYFIIGLIFKENLFTDSGISIVKPFMLYLPVAIFILGIHEAFQALLIKKQQFGFISKIIVQQRLIAVTVNLLFYQFGALGFILGYLISQVLGLLRMIIKSSNDFMNYGKISLNKLTTTFLKYKNFALFTTPACLINSLSKQLPNLIFASYFGPKTFGLLILSEKLLQLPLNLISDPVGKVFQSKAPIKFREGNLFDFITRIVLRLFIYGLIISTILIFVISPLMPLVFGDEWSEIKKILPIMIPIFISTFVVTPLSTTFISIKKNNFGLFSQILQLFTRLTPLLIGLKFFDLSFIQSLSIYSTSFFIGQSFYILIIYFAINKKKFMSFFKEDII encoded by the coding sequence ATGATTGAATATTTTTTAAAAAAGGTTCCAAAGAAACTTGATTATTACAATAGTCTACTTTCAAATTCATATAAAGATATACTAAAACTTTCTTCAGGAGCTGCGACAAGTCAGCTAATAGCAATAACTACATTGCCTATAGTAACAAGGTTATATGGTCCGGAAAATTTTGGTATTTTAGGGGTTTTCATCTCTCTAATATCTGTCCTCTCAATATTTAGTACCTTAAGTCTCGAATTAGCTGTTGTCGTTCCTAAAAAGAAGTCAGAATCATTAAATTTAGTTTTTTTAGTGATTATCTTATCATTAATAAGTTGCGTAATTTATTTCATAATAGGTCTTATTTTTAAAGAAAATTTATTCACTGATTCAGGAATTTCTATAGTTAAACCGTTTATGTTATATTTGCCCGTTGCTATTTTTATTTTGGGCATTCATGAAGCATTTCAGGCTTTGCTCATAAAAAAACAACAATTTGGATTCATCTCAAAGATAATTGTTCAACAAAGATTAATAGCAGTTACTGTAAATTTGTTATTCTATCAATTTGGAGCTTTAGGTTTTATTCTTGGATATTTGATTAGCCAGGTTTTAGGACTTCTAAGAATGATAATAAAATCAAGTAATGATTTTATGAATTATGGAAAAATAAGTCTTAATAAATTAACAACGACTTTTCTCAAATATAAGAATTTTGCACTTTTCACTACTCCTGCATGCCTAATTAATTCTTTAAGCAAACAGTTGCCAAATTTAATTTTTGCATCTTATTTTGGCCCTAAAACTTTTGGTTTATTAATTCTATCTGAAAAACTATTACAACTACCTCTTAACTTAATAAGTGATCCTGTGGGAAAAGTTTTTCAAAGTAAAGCTCCAATAAAATTTAGAGAAGGTAATTTGTTTGATTTTATTACAAGAATAGTTCTTAGATTATTTATATATGGATTGATTATTTCAACAATTTTAATTTTTGTAATTTCTCCTCTGATGCCTCTTGTCTTTGGAGATGAATGGTCTGAGATTAAAAAAATATTACCTATCATGATTCCAATTTTTATTTCTACATTCGTAGTTACTCCTTTGAGTACAACATTTATTTCTATTAAAAAAAATAATTTTGGTTTATTTTCTCAGATTTTGCAACTCTTTACAAGGTTAACTCCTCTTTTAATTGGTTTGAAATTCTTTGATTTATCTTTTATTCAATCATTATCTATATACTCAACTTCATTTTTTATAGGTCAAAGTTTTTATATATTAATAATATATTTTGCAATAAATAAAAAAAAATTTATGAGTTTTTTTAAAGAAGATATTATATAA
- a CDS encoding glycosyltransferase, producing the protein MGCLHVLHLSNTNIKRDNRIIKEINALSKNKNIKCHAIGISNLLRDKNAPKKSISTIKASIKIIKISSYDYIKIRIFKKLILILDINKRLLLNGLNIKAQIVHCHDIMSLPAALIIKLFMGSKLIYDAHELESHTSGQDKITSFLIKTFERFTWNYIDEFITVSESINEWYQRNFGPKNSTLILNSPEIKNNFEDSKSDNYFHKFFSIPNKDKIFIYVGELINGRGIGTLIDTFKKIEDKSKHIIFIGYGELEHYLKNESVKNNNIHLHEVISIDQLIKVIRSADVGICLIDSKSLSDYYSLPNKLFEYAFSGLKIISTNLPEIKKVIKEFQLGIICEANSSSLEKAIYKIESFKKSEKSNLYKISWEYQAEKLNYLYSNLQKLIVN; encoded by the coding sequence ATGGGATGTCTCCATGTACTGCATTTAAGTAATACTAATATAAAAAGAGATAACAGGATAATCAAGGAAATAAATGCTTTATCAAAAAATAAGAATATAAAATGTCATGCGATTGGCATATCTAATTTACTAAGAGATAAAAATGCTCCTAAGAAAAGTATTTCTACTATAAAAGCTTCAATTAAAATAATTAAGATAAGTTCTTATGATTACATAAAAATTAGAATATTTAAGAAATTAATATTAATTTTAGATATAAATAAAAGATTATTATTAAATGGTTTAAATATAAAAGCTCAAATAGTTCATTGTCATGACATTATGTCTTTACCTGCAGCATTAATAATAAAATTATTTATGGGCTCAAAATTAATTTACGATGCTCATGAATTAGAATCTCATACTTCAGGACAGGATAAAATAACATCCTTTTTGATTAAAACTTTTGAGAGATTTACTTGGAATTATATTGATGAATTTATAACTGTATCTGAGTCTATCAATGAATGGTATCAGAGAAATTTCGGTCCAAAAAATTCAACATTAATTCTTAATTCCCCTGAGATAAAAAATAATTTTGAAGATTCAAAAAGTGATAATTACTTCCATAAATTTTTTTCAATCCCAAACAAAGATAAGATATTTATTTATGTGGGAGAACTAATAAATGGTAGAGGTATTGGAACTTTAATAGATACATTTAAAAAAATTGAAGATAAATCTAAGCATATTATTTTTATTGGATATGGCGAGTTAGAACATTATTTAAAAAACGAATCAGTTAAAAATAATAATATTCATTTACATGAAGTGATAAGTATAGATCAATTAATAAAAGTTATTAGGAGCGCAGATGTAGGGATATGTTTAATAGATTCAAAATCTTTGAGTGATTACTATTCTTTACCAAATAAATTATTTGAATATGCATTTTCAGGTTTAAAAATAATTTCTACAAATTTACCTGAGATCAAAAAGGTCATAAAAGAATTTCAACTAGGGATTATTTGTGAAGCAAATTCTTCCTCCCTAGAAAAAGCTATCTATAAAATTGAATCTTTTAAGAAATCTGAAAAGTCTAACCTTTATAAAATTAGCTGGGAATATCAAGCAGAAAAACTAAATTATTTATACTCAAATTTACAAAAACTTATTGTTAATTAA
- a CDS encoding Wzz/FepE/Etk N-terminal domain-containing protein, whose amino-acid sequence MNQNEYNFNSNNEYFDKSINLVSIFNALKRGKKIFFLLIILSTIFSIGTYKYQKPIYKGNLTFRIVEKNNFGEILFFGDQGQILKLNSYKNINKPTFKKILTSKDLLYPVFESSKQIYKKKGMETPIFNNWINKINLDYIGQSDVLSISFKGENKEIILKNLDLISQAYKDYADSNKIISKKLLNFLIEEKKEFEKEYQKNLNEYSSKTNNKLSEISIINDVLERNKKTLEYFDEQILKAKLLADFKINSPTFEIMSYPYISEKLSPIFIKSLIISLIIALLASTIIVYIKENMDGYIFEIDDLKQLIKCDFIDTLILKNKKITIMTINKLFTNIKDDSYKKYSDEFNGLILMSKNFNLDFLLDKNYSSYLDSKLISLRFDEELKVDKCKNIILLIQPGSVTKKDIFLINQYLYLYEEKIIGWIQLKKSF is encoded by the coding sequence ATGAATCAAAATGAATATAACTTTAATAGTAATAATGAGTATTTTGATAAATCAATAAATTTGGTTAGTATTTTCAATGCATTAAAGAGAGGGAAAAAAATATTTTTTTTGCTAATTATCTTATCTACAATATTTTCAATTGGCACTTATAAATATCAAAAACCAATTTATAAAGGAAATTTAACATTCCGTATAGTTGAAAAGAATAATTTCGGTGAGATTTTATTTTTTGGAGATCAAGGTCAAATATTAAAATTAAATTCCTATAAAAATATAAATAAGCCTACCTTTAAAAAAATATTAACTTCTAAAGATTTACTTTATCCTGTTTTTGAAAGTTCCAAGCAAATATATAAAAAAAAGGGTATGGAAACCCCTATTTTTAATAATTGGATAAACAAAATTAATTTAGATTATATTGGTCAATCAGATGTCTTAAGTATAAGTTTTAAAGGTGAGAATAAAGAAATTATTTTAAAAAACTTGGATTTAATTTCTCAAGCATATAAGGATTATGCAGACTCAAATAAAATCATATCTAAGAAACTATTAAATTTCCTAATAGAAGAGAAAAAAGAATTTGAAAAAGAATATCAAAAAAATTTGAATGAGTATTCATCTAAAACAAATAATAAATTATCCGAGATTTCAATAATTAATGATGTTTTAGAAAGGAATAAAAAAACTCTCGAATATTTTGATGAACAAATTTTAAAGGCAAAATTATTAGCAGATTTTAAAATAAATTCCCCCACTTTTGAGATAATGTCATATCCTTATATTTCAGAAAAGCTTTCGCCAATTTTCATAAAGTCTTTAATAATAAGCCTAATAATTGCTTTGCTTGCATCGACTATTATTGTTTATATTAAGGAAAATATGGATGGATACATTTTCGAGATAGATGATTTAAAACAACTTATAAAATGTGATTTTATAGATACTTTAATTTTAAAAAATAAAAAAATTACAATTATGACTATAAATAAACTTTTTACTAACATAAAAGATGATAGTTATAAGAAATATAGTGATGAATTTAATGGCTTGATTTTAATGTCTAAAAATTTTAATTTAGATTTTCTGTTAGACAAGAATTATTCTTCATATTTAGATAGTAAATTAATTAGTTTGAGATTTGATGAAGAATTAAAGGTTGATAAGTGTAAAAATATAATTTTATTAATTCAACCAGGATCAGTTACCAAAAAGGATATTTTTTTAATAAATCAATATTTATATCTCTATGAGGAAAAGATAATTGGTTGGATTCAATTAAAAAAATCTTTTTAA
- a CDS encoding glycosyltransferase family 4 protein produces MKVLYLGCYDQPEGQSSRSYNYVEGLSKLGAEVTYLSNSYDHYKFSTVKVSFWKLWTEDKYNHKYKGKYIRLKTPSYKGKKGRLLNMLINAALVLLYGIYSFLKREKFDVIIGPSVPTFTSFSGILISKILKVPFCFELRDIWPDALVEIGLIKKNTFIFAIMKRMELFILNNLDSVFSTLPYAKRYVDNYISKFSFYYLPNGVDFESHEHSINNIAVSFPSGLSSFCYVGGFGADHDIKTMIKAAIILEEKGYQFIFDLYGEGLKYDELKKFLSDKYKFIRLFPAVKRQETISLIAQYDFAIAAITNSKSYRHGINLNKLTSYMFSAKPIVFASSAPNNPIIEAGSGFTCLAEDPENLSKNIIKMFNTSKLQREKFGNSGYSYLINNLSMKSLSKKMYQALIEVIKNH; encoded by the coding sequence ATGAAAGTCCTTTACTTAGGTTGTTATGATCAGCCGGAAGGGCAATCATCTAGATCATATAATTATGTGGAAGGATTATCTAAGTTAGGAGCCGAAGTTACTTATTTATCAAATTCTTACGATCATTATAAATTTAGTACAGTAAAAGTTTCATTTTGGAAGTTATGGACAGAAGATAAATACAATCATAAATATAAAGGGAAATATATAAGACTCAAAACACCTTCTTATAAAGGTAAAAAAGGAAGACTTTTAAATATGCTCATTAATGCTGCATTAGTATTACTTTATGGAATTTATTCTTTTCTTAAAAGAGAAAAATTTGATGTAATTATTGGTCCTTCTGTTCCAACTTTTACTTCATTTTCAGGAATATTGATTTCAAAGATATTGAAAGTACCTTTTTGTTTTGAATTAAGAGATATTTGGCCAGATGCCTTAGTTGAAATTGGGTTGATTAAAAAAAATACTTTTATTTTTGCAATCATGAAAAGAATGGAGTTATTTATTCTTAATAACCTAGATTCAGTTTTTAGTACATTGCCTTATGCAAAAAGATATGTTGATAATTATATTTCTAAATTTTCTTTTTATTATTTACCTAATGGGGTGGATTTTGAATCTCATGAGCATTCAATTAATAACATTGCAGTTAGTTTTCCCTCAGGATTATCAAGTTTCTGTTATGTAGGTGGATTTGGAGCTGATCATGATATTAAGACAATGATTAAAGCTGCTATTATTCTTGAAGAAAAAGGGTATCAATTTATATTTGATTTATATGGAGAGGGTTTGAAATATGATGAATTGAAAAAATTTCTTTCTGATAAATACAAATTTATTAGACTTTTCCCTGCAGTTAAAAGGCAAGAAACAATTAGTTTAATTGCTCAATACGATTTTGCTATAGCTGCAATTACAAATTCTAAATCATATAGGCATGGGATTAATCTTAATAAGCTCACCTCATATATGTTTTCAGCTAAACCAATTGTATTTGCTTCCTCTGCTCCAAACAATCCAATAATTGAAGCAGGTTCTGGATTTACTTGCTTGGCTGAGGATCCGGAAAATCTTTCGAAAAATATTATTAAAATGTTTAATACTTCAAAATTACAAAGGGAAAAATTTGGAAATTCAGGTTATTCATACTTAATAAATAATTTATCAATGAAGAGCCTTTCTAAAAAAATGTACCAAGCTTTAATTGAAGTAATAAAGAACCATTAA
- the galE gene encoding UDP-glucose 4-epimerase GalE, whose protein sequence is MKKFLVTGGAGFIGSHMCLTLLEKKFKIVVIDSFINSNPKSLERVLKICESNGLNIKDNLKVIKGDLNNKNLIEEIFLSEKNINEPIEGVIHFAGLKAVNESVSDPCLYWQSNLLNLINLLEVMKKFNCKTIVFSSSATIYGKSNKNLKENDPLNPINPYGNTKLAMEILLKDIYNTAPNDWRIANLRYFNPIGSHSSGLIGESPSGNTNNIFPLILKVAHGQLSCLEVFGKDWNTKDGTPIRDYIHVMDLVDAHLCTMIYLFKNKGQIININLGTGKGVTVLDLINSFQKVNKVKIPYVFSKRRKGDVEKLVASNELALKILNWSPKKGIDEMCHDGWKWKKNNPNGYI, encoded by the coding sequence ATGAAGAAATTTTTAGTGACTGGTGGCGCTGGTTTTATTGGAAGTCATATGTGTCTAACATTATTAGAAAAAAAATTCAAAATAGTAGTAATCGATTCCTTTATAAATAGCAATCCAAAATCCCTAGAAAGAGTATTAAAAATATGCGAATCAAATGGATTAAATATCAAAGATAATCTTAAAGTAATTAAAGGGGATTTAAATAATAAAAATTTAATAGAAGAAATTTTTTTATCTGAAAAAAATATTAATGAGCCCATTGAAGGAGTAATACATTTTGCAGGTTTGAAGGCTGTTAATGAATCAGTTAGTGATCCATGCCTTTATTGGCAAAGCAACTTATTAAATCTTATAAATTTGTTGGAAGTAATGAAAAAATTTAACTGCAAAACCATAGTTTTCAGTAGTAGTGCAACAATTTATGGTAAATCAAATAAAAATTTAAAAGAAAATGACCCTCTCAATCCAATTAATCCATATGGCAATACCAAACTTGCAATGGAAATTCTATTAAAGGATATTTATAATACTGCTCCAAATGATTGGAGAATAGCAAATCTAAGATACTTTAACCCTATTGGATCACATTCATCTGGCTTAATTGGAGAATCTCCTTCTGGAAATACTAATAATATTTTTCCTTTAATCCTAAAAGTAGCTCATGGACAATTATCTTGCTTAGAAGTTTTTGGGAAAGACTGGAATACAAAAGATGGTACTCCGATAAGAGACTATATCCATGTAATGGATCTTGTTGATGCACATCTTTGTACGATGATTTATTTATTTAAAAACAAAGGGCAAATAATTAATATAAATTTAGGGACTGGGAAAGGAGTAACAGTATTAGATTTGATTAATTCATTCCAAAAAGTTAATAAAGTAAAAATCCCATATGTATTTTCAAAACGACGGAAAGGCGATGTTGAAAAGCTTGTGGCTAGTAATGAACTTGCTTTAAAAATATTAAATTGGTCTCCCAAAAAGGGGATCGATGAGATGTGCCATGATGGATGGAAATGGAAAAAAAATAATCCAAATGGCTATATCTAA
- a CDS encoding class I SAM-dependent methyltransferase: protein MEERKRKEIEHSRKRREVLQGFERISDTHAIDKIDNLDELIKDKEKYNYYFANMKYYSVTKSSERYKEKWLKKKIKSNDKVIDFACGNGENGILAAQFGAAVKGIDISPEGVDNANLNAKEMNVDKRCKFLVMDGENLEFKDNTFDFGVEYGALHHVDLDKALSELSRVIKNDGEMICVEALRHNPLIHWYRKLTPHLRTEWEVEHILGVESLEIMSKYFKKVDVKFFHLFSLLLVPFRKMPFFNQIYKIFDWFDSIILSIPIIGKFAWIMIIELSEPIK from the coding sequence ATGGAAGAGAGAAAACGAAAGGAAATTGAACATTCACGAAAAAGGCGAGAGGTCTTACAAGGATTTGAAAGGATATCTGATACACATGCAATTGATAAGATAGATAATCTTGATGAATTGATTAAAGATAAAGAGAAATATAATTATTATTTCGCCAATATGAAATATTATTCAGTAACTAAAAGTAGTGAAAGATATAAGGAAAAATGGTTAAAAAAGAAAATAAAATCAAATGATAAAGTTATTGATTTTGCATGCGGTAATGGAGAGAATGGGATCTTGGCTGCACAATTTGGTGCTGCAGTTAAAGGTATAGATATTTCACCTGAAGGAGTTGATAATGCTAATTTAAATGCTAAAGAAATGAACGTTGATAAACGATGTAAATTTCTTGTAATGGATGGAGAGAATTTAGAATTTAAAGATAATACTTTTGACTTTGGAGTAGAGTATGGAGCATTACATCATGTTGATTTAGATAAAGCATTATCCGAATTATCTAGAGTTATAAAAAATGATGGCGAGATGATTTGTGTCGAGGCATTAAGACATAATCCATTAATACATTGGTATAGAAAGTTAACTCCTCATTTAAGAACAGAATGGGAAGTAGAGCATATTCTTGGTGTAGAAAGTTTGGAAATAATGTCAAAATATTTTAAAAAAGTTGATGTCAAATTTTTTCATTTATTTTCATTACTATTGGTTCCATTTAGGAAGATGCCATTTTTTAATCAAATATATAAAATATTCGACTGGTTTGATTCCATAATTTTATCTATTCCAATTATTGGGAAATTTGCCTGGATAATGATTATTGAATTGTCAGAACCAATTAAATAA
- a CDS encoding sugar transferase produces the protein MEFGLKSKINYYFFKRLFDIFFSLIIIIIFCPLLLLISILIKATSKGPIIYKGKRVGYHGKIFFILKFRTMHQNAEIMGGYSTSFNDPRLTKIGRILRRYKIDELPQFFNVLLGEMSITGPRPQVLYYTDKYNNEEKKILDIKPGITDLSSIYFNDMDKILGNKDADFIYEKEIEPIKNKLRLRYLREHNFFFDLRILIETAFGILGLKNITGLLN, from the coding sequence ATGGAATTTGGATTGAAATCTAAAATTAATTATTACTTTTTTAAAAGATTATTTGATATATTTTTCTCTTTAATAATAATAATAATTTTCTGCCCACTTCTTTTACTTATTTCAATTCTCATTAAAGCAACATCAAAAGGCCCTATTATTTATAAAGGTAAAAGGGTTGGATATCATGGAAAGATATTTTTTATTCTTAAATTTAGAACTATGCATCAAAATGCAGAAATAATGGGCGGTTATTCAACATCTTTTAATGATCCTAGATTGACAAAAATTGGGAGAATTTTGAGGAGATATAAAATAGATGAGCTCCCTCAATTTTTTAATGTCCTTCTAGGTGAAATGTCCATTACAGGACCAAGACCGCAAGTACTTTACTATACAGATAAGTACAATAATGAAGAAAAAAAAATATTAGATATTAAACCTGGAATAACTGACTTATCTTCTATTTACTTTAATGATATGGATAAAATATTGGGCAATAAAGACGCTGATTTTATTTATGAGAAAGAAATAGAACCAATCAAAAATAAATTGCGTTTAAGATATTTGAGAGAACATAATTTCTTCTTTGATTTAAGAATATTGATTGAGACTGCTTTTGGTATCCTTGGATTAAAAAATATTACTGGATTACTAAATTGA
- a CDS encoding sulfotransferase, whose protein sequence is MIKSQKNLLKKFLNLNLYFSKIIFWINNLLLSRIERLFSFNKELKYSPIFIVGAPRSGSTLLMQLIIQSFDVGYFTNLHNLLFGFPALIDYFFNCRKYLKKSKNKFSSFHGTTKNLFGVSENFKWWYRFFKIYPTYTSLLDLDKRSMSNFRISITSMINVVKKPFLFKNLYSSFRLLPICDTLPESLFIFITRDELQNAHSLLKCRIDTFHNYDEWFSLEPRNINDLKKLKPHEQVIEQVREINKTIKMDFKNSKISKRKIFSVSYEDLCDRPFEVIEKLEAFFKENNCKIKKIKKFKKKFRTNKKILIDKDLFNKLVDYKKNS, encoded by the coding sequence ATGATTAAATCTCAAAAAAATTTACTTAAAAAATTTCTTAATTTAAATTTATATTTTTCGAAAATTATTTTTTGGATTAATAATCTTTTATTATCGAGAATTGAAAGATTATTTTCTTTTAATAAAGAATTAAAATATAGTCCTATTTTTATTGTTGGAGCACCGCGATCGGGATCTACGCTTTTAATGCAATTGATAATTCAATCTTTTGATGTTGGATACTTTACAAATTTGCATAATTTATTATTTGGATTCCCTGCATTAATTGATTATTTCTTTAACTGCAGAAAATATCTTAAAAAATCAAAAAATAAATTTAGTTCTTTTCATGGGACTACAAAAAATCTTTTTGGGGTATCAGAAAATTTCAAATGGTGGTATCGATTTTTTAAAATTTATCCAACATATACTTCTTTACTAGACTTAGATAAAAGATCTATGAGTAATTTTAGAATTTCTATCACATCGATGATAAATGTTGTTAAGAAACCATTTTTATTTAAAAATCTTTATTCATCATTTCGATTATTACCGATATGTGATACTTTGCCAGAAAGTTTATTTATTTTTATTACGAGAGATGAGCTGCAAAATGCGCACTCATTATTAAAGTGCAGGATTGATACTTTTCATAATTACGATGAATGGTTTTCTTTAGAGCCTAGAAATATAAATGATTTAAAGAAACTCAAACCACATGAGCAAGTAATTGAACAGGTTAGAGAAATAAATAAAACTATAAAAATGGATTTTAAAAATTCAAAAATTTCAAAAAGAAAAATTTTTTCTGTTTCATATGAAGATTTATGTGATAGACCATTCGAGGTAATTGAAAAATTGGAAGCTTTCTTTAAGGAAAATAATTGTAAGATTAAAAAAATTAAAAAATTTAAAAAGAAATTTAGAACAAATAAAAAAATATTAATTGATAAAGATTTATTTAATAAATTAGTAGATTATAAAAAAAATTCCTGA